The Mucilaginibacter gracilis genomic interval CTTGCGCACCACAAGGTGATGAGTTTCTAATTCCTTTAGCTCTTTTGACAACATTCGGTCGCTGATCCCCTCAATCTCACGGGCAATTTCTTTAAATCTTTTTGTTCCACTAAGAATCGCAATCAATATTTGTAGTTTCCATTTTCCATTCAACACTTCCAATGCATCGCGTACCGCTCTCAAATCTTTGGTGGAGCA includes:
- a CDS encoding winged helix-turn-helix transcriptional regulator; this encodes MIDLSQTASCSTKDLRAVRDALEVLNGKWKLQILIAILSGTKRFKEIAREIEGISDRMLSKELKELETHHLVVRKVYDSFPPVVEYSATAHTSSLDKVIYALKEWGYLHREKIIHASDV